A genomic window from Luteolibacter sp. LG18 includes:
- a CDS encoding thioredoxin fold domain-containing protein, whose product MKKIIASAATLFATAALALAGSGAGWTDNYEAAKAQAKKENKTILLDFTGSDWCGWCMKLDKEVFSQKAFKDYAKDKLILVEVDFPHDKRQSRKLKEQNEALAKEFGVRGYPTVILVDGDGKKVGQTGYKDGGDTAYVTHLKGLLGAKG is encoded by the coding sequence ATGAAAAAGATTATCGCATCCGCCGCCACCCTTTTCGCCACCGCCGCCCTCGCCCTCGCCGGAAGTGGCGCGGGCTGGACGGACAACTACGAGGCCGCCAAGGCCCAGGCGAAGAAGGAGAACAAGACCATCCTGCTCGACTTCACCGGCTCCGACTGGTGCGGCTGGTGCATGAAACTGGACAAGGAGGTCTTCTCGCAGAAGGCCTTCAAAGACTACGCCAAGGACAAGCTGATCCTGGTGGAAGTGGATTTCCCACACGACAAGCGCCAGAGCCGCAAGCTCAAGGAGCAGAACGAGGCGCTGGCCAAGGAATTCGGCGTGCGGGGCTACCCGACGGTGATCCTGGTGGACGGCGACGGCAAGAAGGTCGGCCAGACCGGCTACAAGGACGGTGGCGACACGGCCTACGTGACGCACCTGAAGGGCCTGCTCGGCGCGAAGGGCTGA
- the leuS gene encoding leucine--tRNA ligase translates to MSDRRKPFPFDDFEPKWQARWDAEKTFRTPNPGDADFDATKPKFYVLDMFPYPSGSGLHVGHPEGYTATDIIGRAKRRQGFNVLHPMGWDSFGLPAEQYAIKTGQHPAITTTANIETFKRQLKSLGFAYDWDREIATTDPEYVRWTQWIFLQLYSSYFDEETRQARPISELEAKGWTREQIDAVRLAFVHEAPVNWSPDLGTVLANEEVEEWRSKGHIVERRPLRQWMLRITSYAQRLIDELEPLDWPEGIKLLQKNWIGRSEGAEVDFQLDGHTVTVFTTRPDTLFGATYMVLAPEHPYVSEITTPDQKAAVDAYVAACAAKSDLERGDLNKDKSGVFTGAHATNPVSGEQIPVWIADYVMMGYGTGAIMAVPAHDERDFEFAKKFDLPIVQVVQPAGDQAWQGYTDPGTAVNSGFLDGLPTAEAKAKMIGWLEGEGKGKRRVQFKLRDWLFSRQRYWGEPFPLTWKDGLHYALPDAELPLLAPPLEDYKPSGSPEPLLSKAREWVELPDGSIRETNTMPQWAGSCWYYLRYCDPRNSGRFISEAAESYWGGGDKPGMVDLYIGGTEHAVLHLLYARFWHKVLFDLGHVGSNEPFQRLVNQGLILGEDGQKMSKSRGNVVNPDDVVKEYGADSLRLYEMFMGPLEQVKPWSMKGVEGVSRFLARVWRIAFEQTEAGDWKSNGKVQDVPCTDKDLLKVVHETVKKVTEDIEKLSFNTAISQMMICTNAFTQADVAPLKEFTLLLHVLNPFAPHLTEEIHALLGGVTPLSESAWPQHDEAALVTDEIEVVVQVNGKLRDRIRISTSADQTEVEALAQASERVKEHTDGKTIRKVIYVPGKLVSIVAN, encoded by the coding sequence ATGTCCGACCGCCGCAAACCGTTTCCTTTCGACGACTTCGAACCCAAGTGGCAGGCCCGCTGGGACGCGGAGAAGACGTTCCGCACCCCGAATCCGGGTGACGCGGACTTCGATGCCACGAAGCCGAAGTTCTACGTCCTGGACATGTTCCCGTATCCGTCCGGTTCCGGCCTCCACGTGGGCCACCCGGAGGGCTACACCGCCACCGACATCATCGGCCGGGCGAAGCGCCGCCAGGGCTTCAACGTGCTGCACCCGATGGGCTGGGATTCTTTCGGCCTGCCGGCGGAGCAGTACGCGATCAAGACCGGCCAGCATCCGGCGATCACCACCACCGCGAACATCGAGACCTTCAAGCGCCAGCTGAAGTCGCTGGGTTTCGCCTACGATTGGGACCGCGAGATCGCGACGACCGATCCTGAATACGTGCGCTGGACGCAGTGGATCTTCCTGCAGCTCTACTCCTCCTATTTCGACGAGGAGACGCGGCAGGCCCGCCCCATTTCCGAGCTGGAAGCGAAGGGCTGGACGCGTGAGCAGATCGACGCGGTGCGGCTGGCCTTCGTCCATGAAGCGCCGGTGAACTGGTCCCCGGACCTGGGCACGGTGCTGGCGAACGAAGAGGTCGAGGAGTGGCGCTCGAAGGGCCACATCGTCGAGCGCCGTCCGCTGCGCCAGTGGATGCTGCGGATCACGAGCTACGCCCAGCGTTTGATCGACGAGCTGGAGCCGCTGGATTGGCCGGAAGGCATCAAGCTGCTGCAGAAGAACTGGATCGGCCGCAGCGAGGGCGCGGAAGTGGATTTCCAACTCGATGGCCACACGGTAACCGTGTTCACCACCCGGCCGGACACGCTGTTCGGAGCGACCTACATGGTGCTGGCCCCGGAGCATCCTTACGTTTCCGAAATCACGACGCCGGACCAGAAGGCGGCGGTGGACGCCTACGTGGCGGCCTGCGCGGCGAAGTCCGATCTGGAGCGCGGCGACCTGAACAAGGACAAGTCCGGCGTTTTCACCGGCGCGCATGCCACCAACCCGGTGAGCGGCGAGCAGATCCCGGTGTGGATCGCGGACTACGTGATGATGGGCTACGGCACCGGCGCGATCATGGCCGTGCCGGCGCACGACGAGCGTGACTTCGAGTTCGCGAAGAAGTTCGACCTGCCGATCGTGCAGGTGGTGCAGCCGGCCGGCGACCAAGCCTGGCAGGGCTACACCGATCCGGGCACGGCGGTGAACTCCGGTTTCCTGGATGGCCTGCCGACGGCCGAAGCCAAGGCGAAGATGATCGGATGGCTGGAAGGCGAAGGCAAAGGCAAGCGCCGTGTGCAGTTCAAGCTGCGCGACTGGCTGTTCTCCCGCCAGCGCTACTGGGGCGAGCCCTTCCCGCTGACCTGGAAGGACGGCCTGCATTACGCGCTGCCGGACGCCGAGCTGCCGCTGCTGGCCCCGCCGCTGGAGGATTACAAGCCTTCCGGCTCGCCAGAGCCGCTGCTGAGCAAGGCCCGCGAGTGGGTGGAGCTGCCGGACGGCTCGATCCGCGAGACCAACACGATGCCGCAGTGGGCGGGATCGTGCTGGTACTACCTGCGCTACTGCGATCCTCGTAATTCGGGACGTTTCATCTCCGAGGCCGCCGAGTCCTACTGGGGCGGCGGCGACAAGCCGGGGATGGTGGACCTGTACATCGGCGGCACCGAGCACGCCGTGCTGCACCTGCTCTACGCGCGGTTCTGGCACAAGGTGCTGTTCGACCTCGGCCACGTGGGCAGCAACGAACCGTTCCAACGCCTGGTGAACCAGGGGCTGATCCTCGGCGAGGACGGCCAGAAGATGTCCAAGTCCCGCGGCAACGTGGTGAACCCGGACGACGTCGTGAAGGAATACGGCGCGGATTCGCTGCGCCTCTATGAGATGTTCATGGGCCCGCTGGAGCAGGTGAAGCCGTGGAGCATGAAGGGCGTGGAGGGTGTCTCCCGTTTCCTCGCCCGCGTCTGGCGCATCGCCTTCGAGCAGACCGAAGCCGGCGATTGGAAGTCGAACGGCAAGGTCCAGGACGTGCCGTGCACGGACAAGGACCTGCTCAAGGTGGTGCACGAGACGGTGAAGAAGGTCACCGAGGACATCGAGAAGCTGTCGTTCAACACCGCGATCTCGCAGATGATGATCTGCACGAATGCCTTCACCCAGGCGGACGTGGCCCCGCTGAAGGAGTTCACGCTGCTGCTGCACGTGCTGAACCCCTTCGCACCGCACCTCACCGAGGAAATCCACGCCCTGCTCGGCGGCGTCACGCCGCTCAGCGAGAGCGCGTGGCCGCAGCACGACGAGGCCGCGCTGGTCACCGACGAGATCGAGGTGGTGGTGCAGGTGAATGGCAAGCTGCGCGACCGCATCCGCATCTCCACCAGCGCCGACCAGACCGAAGTGGAAGCCCTGGCCCAGGCCAGCGAGCGCGTGAAGGAGCACACCGACGGCAAGACCATCCGCAAGGTGATCTACGTCCCCGGCAAGCTCGTCAGCATCGTGGCGAACTGA
- a CDS encoding peptidoglycan-binding domain-containing protein yields MKTTQLFGALIAATLSTTSLAKADWFGSYDDRGSYEARGSGYVEVDYRGGRGGDYDRDRGYGGGYGGGYGGGGGYGGYHRRPMSLEARAQLRLRQMGYYRGPIDGDFGYGSRRALARFQRDHRLRISGWLDWSTRRALGL; encoded by the coding sequence ATGAAAACGACCCAATTGTTCGGTGCCCTGATCGCCGCGACCCTTTCCACCACTTCCCTGGCCAAGGCCGACTGGTTTGGTTCCTACGACGACCGCGGCTCTTACGAAGCCCGTGGCAGCGGCTACGTCGAAGTCGACTACCGCGGTGGCCGCGGCGGTGATTACGACCGCGACCGCGGATACGGTGGTGGCTATGGCGGCGGCTACGGAGGTGGTGGCGGCTACGGCGGCTATCATCGCCGCCCGATGAGCCTCGAAGCCCGCGCCCAGCTCCGCCTCCGCCAGATGGGCTACTACCGTGGCCCGATCGACGGTGACTTCGGCTACGGTTCCCGCCGCGCGCTCGCCCGCTTCCAGCGCGACCACCGCCTCCGCATCAGCGGCTGGCTCGACTGGTCCACCCGCCGCGCGCTCGGCCTCTGA